The Anastrepha obliqua isolate idAnaObli1 chromosome 5, idAnaObli1_1.0, whole genome shotgun sequence DNA window ATCTCCAGATGTACAAAACTTTAATTAGACCGGTTCTCACCTACGGCTGTGAAACATGGGTGCTTAAATTTAATGGCATGAATTTActgatgcgatttgaaagaaaaattctgaaaaaattgggCAATATACGATTAGCAGACGATACACACCGTATAAACACGAGCTCAGTGCTTTAATCGCGGGAGGAAATGCAACGCGGTTTATAAAGTCGCAAAGATTACGTTGGTATGGAAACGTCCTAGGAATGAGCAGCCGGCAAAGGTGACGATGGTTGCAAGACGTAGCAGACGATATGTATATGAAAGATGAGGATCTCACAACATAGAACGAAAGCGGGCTGTTGAGAGGAGGCAATGGGCCACTCCGGACTGTAATGGGAATATAATAAATTGGTATGGAACGATTTTTCTCGATACCGTTCCTAGTAAATTcggattttacataaaattctaggaaaaaagtatattaaagcACAACCATAAAATCCGTTTCGTTCGATTAATACGAAAATTGAGAGGAAATTGTGGCAATGAAAGTGGGAAGTAGAGGAATAAACATATCCTCTTGAAAGTAAAAGGTATATAATaccaaaataattgtaaatatgttgtcaattgtaaaaaaaacatatgtttaaaaaattctcgcattatattaaaaactttttttttaaataaatttttcaaatagtgTAGAACTTAATTCGTTCTGGTTCTTTGTAAGTTTTAGCctgatttatataatataagtatgtgACGAAATAAAATTGACCCACCTTAATTTAGATATGTACCTATATGaaccagtgatggtaaatgtagagaaaaatacctacatgtagggatttttgtcgaaaaatgtgagtgtagggaaaagaaggacagattttgttaaattctgtaaatgtaaggaattttcaagaaggacacaaaaaaatttgaaataacgggaaaaattagaaaagttcatttaaaataaaaatccgcagtaaggtttcatgccagactttttttctttatggcaGAATACTTTTAAAAGCGGCAACGCTAaccatttaatcccactcttaaaagaaaccgtgccggattctgaaaaaataaaaactcctcCTTGCTTTAAACAGAactgaatgtaatgaaaaagtctaatttttagtctttttgctgaatttttctttatatttgtgtttataatataataaatatgtgttcttaaatatatttgaaataaaatttgtttttattataaagtgtcaaaatagcaccaaaaataggaagtccaaaacttaagcaaataattcaattttgacgttacatgtgcctcattatagtgtaaacacaggagaaaaaatgtagggaattgtatagggaaaattttttgtaagcgtagggaaaagtagggaattttttagggctgtgtagggatttttcaaaaaatcatttaccatcactgataCGAACTCATCCTAATTTACGTTCaagaacatatacatatgtacataagtatgcaaACGAATAAGAAATCATAAATAAGCAcgtttgaaatttaatacaaagtAAGTACTTAAAATCGTTTCTGAAAACAATGACGCGTTCgcgcattttataataaatttcagtATTCGCCTACTAATTGCCGGCCAGCACTTGCTAACCGAAGCAGCTTGAATAAGTAAAGTAATCATAACGAAAATGAGCTGTAttcattttcttttgcttttattcATTACGGgcgttttttccaattccgATGGTGAGTAAATGAAACGTAATTGAatgcatttgtatttatattttttttgctacctTTCAGAGTGCGCTACGGACACAAATCCTTTTATACAAATTGGTGGcaaacattattttataaatactgGCGTACAGGTATAAACTCCTTAAACTTATAtagcttttttgtaatttaacttTCGAGCCCTAAAACCCATTTAACAATTCACTAAACATGAACAACTTATTTTAGATCAGTTGGATAGAGGCTGTACATCTGTGCCGCACCTATAACAGTGATTTGGCTACAATCGTATCGGTGGTTGAAATGGATTATTTGTCCTCCTACTTAACCACGAATGGTCATACTGACAAACGATTTTGGACTAGTGGCAACGATTTTGTAGCGGAAGGTAAATTTATGTCACTTAGCACGGGACGTCCCATGTCTTATGCCAGATGGGCAAGTGGAGAaccaaatagtttaaaaaacgctGAGGATTGTGTTCAACTCGTGGCTGTAAATGAGATATTTTACATGAATGATGTTGCCTGTAACACAGGGAGTTATACAATTTGCGAGAAGCGGATGGCTTCAGAATTTCAAAATGGAGAAGAAAAATGTGCAAATGTATCGCCGCAATGCGCAGTGaaaaaactacaacaaatatttacgcaaatggcaaatattattaatagtagcggttaaaaaaaagatgtcaCGCATGCAAATACTTAAAGATAATTTGAAATGGTTTTAACGTACATTGTTTTGCAAGACCAGAGCGACTTTTGTTGTCGGTCAAatgtaacttttattttttctaaaacacgttttataatatacaaagtatttccataaaatatgactatttttgtttgaaattattggaataaaaaacaattatgtgtgtcaataaaattttgttcgaATGCTCTTATGCCCGAATTCTGTAAGCATATCTCATCTCAAGTCACTAAAATTGAGATTATAAATTAGTGACTCTTTTTGTGACTTAAGACTGCTTACAGAATTCGGGCATTAGTCTAATCTCGGCTGGTGTATTAATTTTGCTGCGTTTCTACTTTGCTACATTTTCCCAGGtggtaacattttttgttttcgttttgcaTACTAATCAGAGatatggttttaaataaaaaatatattcatattttaaatgcaaatcTAATGCGTTGATGTGTAATATTCACTTTCGTTCTTCAagcgtatttttcaaaactacaaaaagcATAAAGAAATCCAACCCATTCGTACatagaaaatgcaaacaaaaaaacatagcaAAATACATGgcaaaaaagaactcggacatttaTACAAAGAAGAGTTAGGCAagtaatatttaagaaaaaccattatttctaatatttagtcggaagcctttattttttctcaaagcgTTCAGTATTCTTGGCATGGATTCGACCAGCTTCTTGCATGTCAAATGATATATTTTCTCCACTCTTCTTTAATATCATCTTCTAGGCCTTTCTTGTTCctaataacatattttttaagttgGGTTTCTAAATGAGTCCACAGATGATCAATTATTATACATTGATGCCTCGAGGTTGTGGAAGTGTTTCAAATACTTCAGGGCAGTTGTATGTAAGCCATAGACGGGCATCAAGTGCcttatgcttgggatcgttgtcttgatAGTACTGGAAATTGTTCCTAATTCCCAACTTTTCAGCAatttggaccaaattttctttcataattgttaGGTATGGTTTATGGTCTATATTGTCATTAATGAAGTACAAATTTTCACTACCAGTAGCGGACATacaaccccaaaccattacccaCCCACCCCTATGTTTAACTGTCGGACGTAAGTTTTTTTCCAGAAACTCTTCAATGATTGTCCATCTGAACTAAATAAGTTAAACTTGCTTTAATCTGCAAATAAAAGGTGTTTCCAGCACTCGAAATCCTTATCCCCATGAcgctttgcaaattttattctcGTGTGCCGGTTAATCTCgttgatgaaagctttttttCCATCTCTTCCATTATAATTATTCTTTTGCAACACTATACGTATACTTTCGGGGTTCAAGTTAATATTAAGGTGTTAGGAAACTTCTGTTGAGAGTATAGGAGCgcttaaatttggaatttttttaatttgttccacAATCCACCGTTCATCTGCATCCAAAAACAGTTTTGGCCGTCCCGATTTCTTCTTACGTTCAAcggattttgtttgtttggaaCATTCTATCACGTCGTATATAGTCGAACAGACCCCGTTCCACTATTTTTGCGATTTCTAAAACGGTATTACCCTTTTCATGATGGCTCTGACTTCAATTGAGCTCTGAGCACACTAACTAcccatgtttataatttggacttttattcaaaaaaacactacttaaattttatttaattttattacgttTGGTTCTTTCTTTGCACTGCTCTACCGAGAGAAAACTAATTGTGTGATTCCTCGTTTTAAAGTGCCAAACATTCGACTTCTTTTTTGACACCAATTTTGCTgcatgatacattttttataatacagaggtaatggatttgtaaattattattactatttttagaatCCTATTTGAATAcctagaaaaatataaaaataaaaatatttaacttgcatttcttacaaaaattttgaatttgaagctgCATGCCAAGTATGTCCGAGttttttattgagccactgtaccaataagttaatcaattgaATATTCGCCATTGCTGTTTACATCCGCTTGCCACCTCTCGAAAAATTCATTGATGCCGTTCCACCTAAAATCGCCTGGTCGGGTGCCAAATTGTCGTTTCATATGGTTTGGCAGAGAGCAGGATATATGGTAATCGGTTGGCTAGAAGAGTCAGCTGTTGGCGATGGAAATCGagaactcttcttcttcttcttaataggcgcgataaccgcttaagcgattttggccgagtttaacaaagcgcgccagtcgtttctttctcgtgctaaccggcgccaattggacacaccaagtgaaaccaagtccttctccacctaatctttgcaacgcagaggaggtcttcctcttccatcagctggtaccgcatcgaattctttcagagccggagcgtttgtatccattcggacgacatgacttagccaacgtagccactggatttttattcgctgtgttatgtctatgtcgtcgtaaagctcatacagctaatcgttccatcgcctgcgacatTCGTTGTCAACGTGCAAGGGTCCAAAAGTCttacgcaaaatctttctctcaaacactccaagcgtcgcctcatcagatgttgtcaagtccaagcttctgcgccatacgttaggaagggcaagatgagagccttgtagagtgttagttttgttcggcgagagagggctttactgctcagttgcctacttagtccaaaggaAGACTTCTTGGCAAGAGCGattttacgttggatttcaaggctgacattgttatcggtgttaatgctggttcctaaatatacgaagtcttttttGCAGCCTCGAAataataactgtcaacagtgacgtgggtgcgaTACGccagtgcgccgactgtttgtttgacacagaaggtacttcgttttgtcttcgttatccagtttggagaaggcagaactaacagcgcggctgttaaggccgatgatgtcaatatcatcggcatacgccaacaattgtacgctcttataaaatattgtgcctaagCGATTAAGTTATACGGCTCGTACGattctctccaacatcaggttgaagaagtccatcgacagcgagtcaccctgtctgaaacctcgtttggtatcaaacggctcggagaggtccttcccaatttttacggcgctgctggtgttgagcaacgtcatcttgcaaagccgtattagttttacgGGCattccaaattcagacatcgcggcatacagataactccttatcgtactgtcgaatgcagctttgaaatcgacgaaaagatggtgtatgTCGATTATCCTCTTATGggccttttccaagatttggcgtattgtaaatatttggtcgatggtagactttccaggtctaaagccacactgataaggtccaatcagtttgttgatggtaggcttcagcctttcacagacgatatttagaaaactaagcccgcggtaattggcacaaattgcaggatcgcccttcttatggattagaCAGagtacacttaaattccaatcggcaggcatgctttcagcCGACccaattttgcatagaagctgatgcatgcaccttaccagctcctcgccgccatgtttgaatagctcagccggcagatCGTCGGCGCCCGcgtctttgttgttctttagccgcgttatcgctattctcagcTGAATGCCCGAGACGAGCACGAATTCACAAACATATCAAATGCAAAAATTCGATGAGCAGAGCGCTAATAGCTGAATTCTCTGGCCAGATTATATTCAAATCCCAATCAGAATGTCATGCAAACTGTACTGAAGATGATGCTGCGATTAGTAGCACAAAAAGCTTCGTATGTATTTCACTCAGAAGTCCAAAAACCGAAAGATATCTTTAGTGTGAGAATTAAATGGCtggataaaatataatttcagaGTAGCAATCGCGATCTGAATTCTGAGTGGCGCTAAGTTTTGGCTGCTGGCATGCTGCTGAAATACTCCCGAATTGGGGCTGCACCTACATAGTATCTACTTAAAATTATCTTGGCTTACAAATAATTCAAATCATCGAACTCGCATGTAAAATGAATCGCAAAGTCCGAAAGGccacataatttatttttctgtctAGTAGATTTCGAGATATAGCCAAAGAAAAAGTATGCAAGAGGAAAAGATCAGTACATCATAGAAATTTATAGTATTTAGAGAACCCGTTAACCGATCAAAAAATTATCTTTCAAATTAAAGGTGGTTTTTgaaagctgattttttcataaaaaaataaacgattttaatttctttacaaataaaaagaaatattattgttTGGCACAAATATAAAAGTGTTCGATTAATATTGCAATAACAAAGCGGTTTTCGAGATTTTTTTCTTCCCAAAACTTtaggataaaaataaaaaaaaattcgtataaatataaaaactattcacaTAAGAACGAAAATCTTTTTTGGTTTGACCATAAAGTTTAAAAGAAGCAAACACAGAATAGATTTTTGAATTAATACTTCACAATCCCCGACCTcgacttcaagaaagactttacggtacgttttccaccgagtgCCTAATAGAGTAAAGGGCAAGAGATTGGTTGATTCGATGTCGAAATCTATACtcacggttctaagatgaattGTGGTGGGGAACTGTGGAACTATTCGGAACTGCTCAAATTATCCAAATCAATTCGACTTTCTGACTGCGCCATAGTGTCCCAGGCAGAACTATTCGCAATCAGGGAATACCGCAAATCACTGAAAcactacaaagaaattggtgCTAGAGTAACTATCTTTTCACACAGTCAAGCAGCTAACAGGTCCTTACATACCAATTCAATTTGATCCAAACTAGCTTTACAGTGTAGTGAGGAACTAGAGTTGCTATgtcattggcttcaaattaTTCTGATATGGGTCCCCGGCCATAGGAACATAGCAGGTTATGAAATAACAgacgagctagcaagaaaaggttcgataCTACACATAGCAGAAGCGGTGGCAGTTGCTACCCCATTCAATACAATAAAATCACCCATTGCATTACACtactatgctttagccgaaagaaggtggaagcaattaactacatgcaATAAAACAAGAATAACATGGCCGTGGTAAAACATGCAGAGGACGAATTACCTGTTACCTGGAAGGTAGGgaatcatgcagccagactcaataTTCCTTTCgatcctatctgcagaagctgtcaggcgGAGGGGCTGAAAGAAAGTGATTcaagaaacaaaaatgaaaaaaatgacatcacacgagaacagtggtaaTAAAACAGCGCTCGTCGCTAATTCagattatttcaataaattacatagtatttttattattttatttattacataggCTTTTGCAATCAGATTTAAAAGACCAGCTCTTCAACGAAATATGAGGCTTATATACTTGTAATATGCAAAGAAGTAGTCACCAAAATAGTCGACTTATCTGACAGATTTAAAATTGGCAATGGCTCATGCCAAGTAGATTTGCTGGCACTTTCCTTATCAAACTCATTTTTAATAAGGCGATTTAATATCTCGGATATAAAAGATTTTAGCGTTGCGAGAGAGAACTCAGTTATTGCGTTCATATTTGTGGTGTTAGCGAGATTAagaggtcccggtggtctagaactcgaaaatttagggtattttcacgaatttcaccaatagaataaaaaaattaaaaacgatatttaatttttttgggttttttatttaacttcttttacatacgaaaatgaaaaaaaaaatatttttttatttttaataattttaaaaatggcgctgaagttgaccttcCCGAAAAATTgtacctggacggtgttgtccattttggctcttctatttatttgaaacacaaaaaccctaaaaattattaatcagtatgactgtagtactgtactaaaataaaaaaacaaaaagtttgacaaaatggcgcgatcTTGAATTTTACACTCTAAAAATAGggggtttttttcagttttttaatcaaaaaattacgaaataattgaaataataatatgattctaagACGGGTGATAGCCATTGATGGTGTttacaacatattaaaatttcagacgaagcggttgaatatttttttctttttttgacaacaccaggccgaaaaaagtagttttgagatgattgaatttaaatgtttgAGAGTGgtcgcgtgacgaatctgactctacctgcttaAACGGCTgtaaaatcgaaaatactgggaatattcttccaaaaatttgacagtatattcttaaaagcctatacttatatattcgaaatatcaaaaattctagaccaccaaAACCCCTTAAGCCACTTTTTAGCCCAGTTAGTACAATATTTTTACGCGCCGTTTCCTCGATAAGTTTACGTGATAGTCTATTACACGGCAAgcctatgcaaaaaaaatatgggcATGAAGGGTGTGAATAAATAATGGCAGAGTTTTGtctctaaataaattaaatagttaGTTAGGGATGTTAGatggcaaaaatatatattttttataaaaaaatacagaagtTGCTTGACTATGTCAGATTTATTTATACCCCAAACTTGAGCCCCATACATTATTATAGGCCTTGAGGCAGCATTTaagatcttaatttttttggaaatacaaATGCAGAGGTATTTAAtgtatttcatatatttcaaatcgatttttgaatcataaaactgcatattgataaaatgtttaaaaacttttttcctgGACAAGAAGAATACAGGTAACGAAATTGAAAATGTACTATAAAACAAGGTTTGAACATATTAAGACGGACAGTAACAATGTATAGAAGTGGATAGTCTGGGACTCGGGTTTTCTCGCCTTTGCTGCAAACTGGTACtcttttcaaaaatgataaattaaatgaaaacaaaaactcattgaCAAATATTACTCCGAAGACACCCTCAAGGCAAAAAGTACACAGCGTTTAAAGTAAATTATGCAGCAAATGTtcttaaacacatacatatacatataagtacatatgcatataaatacacatatgcatgtgaaCCCCTCTGTTATATTTTGCCTATGCCATACGCCACGCTttattaccaaaaaaacaaaatctcctAAGCCAAACCATTAAATCACAGCCGATAATATCACGTTAAACTTGCATATCAACCAATCGGCCAGCGCATAAAATGATCCAGCAAACCATTATCAACGAGCTACACCGGGGGATGAGCCGCTGGCCAGCCGATGAACGAATCCAAGGGGATTCATATCGAGCttgaagaaaaaatacattCACGTAGAAATGCTTGGAGGCATTCCTGCACGTGCAACTCTCGATTTGATTGCGGCAAAAGAAAAGGCCTGTCAATGCCTAAGGCTGCTGGCTATGCGGGCTGGTTAGCCAACCACCAGTTTATGCTAAGAAGACAAGCATTGCAGCGGTTAACCCCCGGGGGAGGGTGGAAACTGACACTTTGTTCCTCGTTTAGCGCATCAACAGCGTAATGATTCGATTATTTACGCTTACGATTGTATGATATCTATTTGGGTATTTTGGGAATTTTACAATGAGggattgatttttgtttatttgattttttttttgtcgttttgcaTCTATCCTTCAAGCCATACATAAACGGTTGAATGGTTTTCTAAGTTCTCGACGGGGTTGGAGAatcgaataaaaaaatcgaagcaCCCTTCAATATTTAACAATACAGGTTGTATAATTTtagactacatttttttttaataattttttgtttttgtaacaaaagaaaagtggtggaattattaaaaaataagtgttaTTCTGTAAATAAATTGCATGTACGTATAAATGTATATGAAAACATTTATATGGAATTAACGTGACGAGAAAAAGAGATGGCAAGCACACAGCAAAAATATCTAGTAGCATAGAAACAATAACTTAGGCAGCTCCTTTTGATTTCAGTACGAAGTAtactaaagcgtttttcagtaagagcgcttcaactttttttttgaataaaacacaaacggtttgacttttttaactaattttgtttttattatcgagtttgaacatatacatttaaatatgaaattcgatttctttcgcatgaccaccgcgtgcacgttttacgaagtccaatcgttgaacccaattttcgaccactcttttgcataaatcggccgaaattccagcaattttgcgttcaatattggctctgagctcacaaatcgtcgccggcttgttactgtaaaccaatgacttcacataaccacaaagaaaatagtctagaggcgtcaaatcacacgagtgcggcggccattcgaccggtccatttctggaaataatgcgctcatcgaacttactcttcaacaaatcaattgtagcgtgtgctgtgtggcttgtgaccccgtcctgttgaaaccacatgtcatctaagtccataccattcaattgcggccaaaaataatcgtttatcatgtcgcggtatcgatttccattcacagcaACGTGGCggtcgttctcgtcaacgaaaaaatatgggccaattacgccgccggcatgtaaatcgcaccaaacagtgattttttcgggatgcaacggtgcctcatgaatcacgtgtggattgctttctgcccagtaacgcatattttgcttgttgacaaagccattgagccaaaagtgagcttcatcactgaagatgattttttggaaaatttataaattttcataaaaaatttgcacgattattttcatacaaaatttgcacgatttgcaatcgttactcaagtgtgtagcgttccatgatgaaatgtatactaatgaagtttacaaatgacaagcgaaaaataaaaaatattgcgtcgtt harbors:
- the LOC129248272 gene encoding C-type lectin 37Db-like; this encodes MSCIHFLLLLFITGVFSNSDECATDTNPFIQIGGKHYFINTGVQISWIEAVHLCRTYNSDLATIVSVVEMDYLSSYLTTNGHTDKRFWTSGNDFVAEGKFMSLSTGRPMSYARWASGEPNSLKNAEDCVQLVAVNEIFYMNDVACNTGSYTICEKRMASEFQNGEEKCANVSPQCAVKKLQQIFTQMANIINSSG